The Mesorhizobium loti genome includes a region encoding these proteins:
- a CDS encoding MmcB family DNA repair protein, with product MPIISPIPINPLIDGRQSERAMLVRRGVQRLLMDMGAHVLPELSLATGRRADLVALTRQGDIWIIEIKSSIEDFRVDRKWPDYRLHSDRFFFATHPGVPSEIFPEECGFILSDGYGAEILRDAPEHRMAAATRKALMLRIARAGASRLLAAELAGVSVPALEGESE from the coding sequence ATGCCGATCATCTCCCCTATCCCGATCAACCCTCTCATCGACGGTCGCCAGTCCGAACGCGCCATGCTGGTGCGGCGCGGCGTGCAGCGACTGCTGATGGACATGGGCGCGCATGTGCTGCCCGAACTGTCGCTGGCCACCGGCCGCCGCGCCGACCTCGTGGCGCTGACCCGGCAGGGCGACATCTGGATCATCGAGATCAAATCCTCGATCGAGGATTTTCGGGTCGACCGCAAATGGCCGGACTACCGGCTGCACTCCGACCGCTTCTTCTTCGCCACCCATCCCGGCGTACCCTCCGAGATCTTTCCCGAGGAGTGCGGTTTCATCCTCTCCGACGGCTACGGCGCCGAGATCCTGCGCGATGCGCCCGAGCACCGCATGGCGGCGGCAACGCGCAAGGCGCTGATGCTGCGGATCGCACGGGCCGGAGCCTCTCGGCTGCTGGCGGCGGAACTTGCCGGCGTGTCGGTGCCGGCGCTGGAGGGTGAGAGCGAGTAG
- a CDS encoding ActS/PrrB/RegB family redox-sensitive histidine kinase — protein sequence MAMINVLRSPDFQQSQRLRLNTLIRLRWLAIVGQSLAVLVVAYGLKFPLPVSLCFALIACSAWMNLFLAFRFPAAHRLTPIAAFGILIFDSLQLAGLLYMTGGLTNPFSLLMTVPVVISATSLPLRLTAILGGLVMSAATLLVFVHLPLPWYEGAPLAMPFIYVAGIWMAVLSSIAFTAIYAFRVAAEARLLANALAATELVLQREQHLSALDGLAAAAAHELGTPLATIALVAKEMEKALGKDPKYGEDVKLLRSQSERCREILKRLTSLSSEGEAHLSRLPLTSLVEEVTAPHRDFGISIKLRPGERIGPEPVGRRNPGVIYGLGNLVENAVDFARKSVTVRWSWDDAAVTFSIIDDGPGFPAEIIDRIGEPYMSTRQGNEAGGGLGLGLFIAKTLLERSGATLDFRNSSGLGEGAVVQISWPRGVFLNPEITSASMFDTA from the coding sequence ATGGCCATGATCAACGTTTTGCGTTCGCCCGATTTCCAGCAGAGCCAGAGACTGCGCCTCAACACGCTGATCCGGCTGCGCTGGCTTGCCATTGTCGGTCAGAGCCTGGCGGTGCTCGTCGTCGCCTATGGCCTGAAGTTTCCGCTGCCGGTCAGCCTGTGCTTCGCCCTGATCGCCTGTTCGGCCTGGATGAACCTGTTCCTCGCCTTCCGGTTTCCGGCGGCGCATCGGCTCACGCCGATCGCGGCCTTTGGCATCCTCATCTTCGACAGCCTGCAGCTTGCCGGCTTGCTCTACATGACCGGCGGCCTCACCAACCCGTTCTCGCTGCTGATGACCGTGCCTGTCGTCATTTCGGCGACATCGCTGCCCCTGCGCCTGACCGCCATCCTCGGCGGGCTGGTGATGTCGGCGGCGACCTTGCTGGTCTTTGTCCATCTGCCGCTGCCCTGGTATGAGGGCGCGCCGCTGGCGATGCCCTTCATCTATGTCGCCGGCATATGGATGGCGGTGCTGTCCTCGATCGCCTTCACCGCCATATACGCCTTCCGGGTGGCTGCCGAAGCCCGGCTTCTGGCCAATGCGCTTGCCGCCACCGAGCTGGTGCTGCAGCGCGAGCAGCACCTTTCGGCGCTCGATGGGCTAGCCGCGGCGGCCGCGCACGAGCTCGGTACGCCGCTTGCCACCATTGCGCTTGTCGCCAAGGAGATGGAAAAGGCGCTCGGCAAGGATCCGAAATACGGGGAAGACGTGAAGCTGTTGCGCTCGCAAAGCGAGCGCTGCCGCGAGATCCTCAAGCGGCTGACCAGCCTGTCCTCCGAGGGCGAGGCGCATCTTTCGCGGCTGCCATTGACCTCGCTTGTCGAGGAGGTCACCGCGCCGCACCGCGATTTCGGCATCTCGATCAAGCTTCGGCCCGGCGAACGCATCGGGCCGGAGCCGGTCGGTCGCCGCAACCCGGGCGTCATCTACGGCCTCGGCAATCTGGTCGAGAATGCCGTCGATTTCGCCCGCAAGAGCGTCACCGTGCGCTGGAGCTGGGATGACGCCGCTGTGACCTTCTCGATCATCGATGACGGGCCCGGCTTTCCGGCCGAGATCATCGACCGTATCGGCGAACCCTATATGTCGACGCGTCAGGGCAATGAAGCCGGCGGCGGCCTGGGGCTCGGCCTGTTCATTGCCAAGACCCTGCTCGAACGCTCGGGCGCGACGCTCGATTTTCGCAATTCGAGCGGTCTGGGCGAGGGCGCCGTGGTACAGATATCGTGGCCGCGTGGTGTGTTCCTCAATCCGGAAATCACTTCGGCCAGCATGTTCGACACCGCCTGA
- the nhaA gene encoding Na+/H+ antiporter NhaA: MQDLKQRPVSVFREFLDGEAAGGIILMVAAALALIVANSPLAETYFSALHAYLGPLSVSHWVNDGLMAVFFLLVGLEIKREVLDGQLSTWPRRVLPGIAAAGGMLVPALVYVAINRNNTAALSGWAIPTATDIAFALGVLSLLGSRVPASLKVFLTALAIIDDLGAVIIIAIFYTSGLSLAYLGAAFAVIAVLVVLNRMRVMTLVPYLVLGVILWVLVLKSGVHATLAGVALALTIPLERSAGIAHDLDHSPLHRLEHGLHKIVPFVVIPIFGFANAGVSLAGLSFGALIEPLTLGVAAGLVIGKLVGVFGSSALAIRFGLADLPANAGWSHMIGISLLCGIGFTMSLFIGLLAFASDVALQDAVKVGILAGSFIAAILGAAVLLMAPAVGGLEESEE, translated from the coding sequence ATGCAGGACTTGAAACAGCGGCCGGTTTCCGTCTTCCGCGAATTCCTCGATGGCGAAGCGGCTGGCGGCATTATCCTGATGGTAGCCGCCGCCCTGGCGCTGATCGTTGCCAATTCGCCGCTCGCCGAAACCTACTTTTCCGCGCTCCATGCCTATCTCGGCCCGCTCAGCGTCTCGCACTGGGTCAATGACGGGCTGATGGCTGTGTTCTTCCTGCTCGTTGGGCTGGAGATCAAGCGCGAGGTGCTGGACGGCCAGCTCTCGACCTGGCCGCGACGCGTCCTGCCCGGCATTGCCGCCGCCGGCGGCATGCTGGTGCCCGCGCTCGTCTATGTCGCGATCAACCGCAACAATACGGCGGCACTGTCCGGCTGGGCGATCCCGACCGCCACCGACATCGCCTTCGCGCTCGGCGTGCTGTCGCTGCTCGGCAGTCGCGTGCCGGCCTCGCTGAAGGTCTTCCTCACCGCGCTTGCCATCATCGACGATCTCGGCGCCGTCATCATCATCGCCATCTTCTACACCAGCGGCCTGTCGCTCGCTTATCTGGGTGCTGCCTTTGCCGTCATTGCCGTGCTCGTCGTGCTCAACCGCATGCGGGTGATGACGCTGGTTCCCTATCTCGTGCTCGGCGTGATCCTGTGGGTTCTGGTGCTGAAATCCGGGGTCCATGCCACCCTTGCCGGCGTTGCGCTGGCGCTGACCATTCCGCTCGAACGCTCCGCCGGGATCGCCCACGACCTCGACCATTCGCCGCTGCACCGGCTCGAGCACGGCCTGCACAAGATAGTGCCCTTTGTCGTCATCCCGATCTTCGGCTTTGCCAATGCCGGCGTTTCGCTCGCCGGCCTGAGCTTTGGCGCGCTGATCGAGCCGTTGACGCTGGGTGTCGCCGCCGGCCTGGTTATCGGCAAGCTGGTCGGCGTGTTCGGCTCCTCGGCACTTGCCATCCGGTTCGGTCTTGCCGACCTGCCGGCCAATGCCGGCTGGTCGCACATGATCGGCATCTCGCTGCTGTGCGGCATCGGCTTCACCATGAGCCTGTTCATCGGCCTGCTCGCCTTCGCCAGTGACGTGGCGTTGCAGGACGCGGTCAAGGTCGGCATCCTCGCCGGCTCCTTCATCGCCGCCATCCTCGGTGCTGCCGTGCTGTTGATGGCGCCGGCGGTTGGTGGGTTGGAAGAGAGCGAAGAGTAG
- a CDS encoding ActR/PrrA/RegA family redox response regulator transcription factor, with translation MVEGEDTSLLIVDDDKPFLTRLARAMETRGFVVETAESVEEAVAKARANPPAYAVVDMRLGDGNGLDVVAAIREKRQDSRTIILTGYGNIATAVTAVKLGAVDYLSKPADADDIFAALTRTAGERAAPPENPMSADRVRWEHIQRVYEMCERNVSETARRLNMHRRTLQRILAKRAPR, from the coding sequence ATGGTTGAAGGCGAGGACACCTCGCTGCTTATCGTCGATGACGACAAGCCGTTCCTCACGCGCCTGGCCCGCGCCATGGAAACCAGGGGCTTCGTGGTCGAGACGGCCGAGAGCGTCGAGGAGGCGGTTGCCAAGGCGCGCGCCAATCCGCCCGCCTATGCCGTGGTGGACATGCGGCTCGGCGACGGCAACGGCCTCGACGTGGTCGCGGCCATCCGCGAAAAGCGTCAGGATTCCCGCACCATCATCCTGACCGGCTACGGCAACATCGCCACCGCGGTGACGGCGGTGAAGCTCGGTGCTGTCGATTATCTCTCCAAGCCCGCCGACGCCGATGACATCTTCGCCGCACTCACCCGCACCGCCGGCGAGCGCGCGGCGCCGCCGGAAAACCCGATGTCGGCCGACCGCGTCCGCTGGGAGCATATCCAGCGCGTCTATGAAATGTGCGAGCGCAATGTCTCCGAGACGGCGCGCCGGCTCAACATGCATCGCCGCACCTTGCAGCGGATCCTGGCCAAGCGCGCGCCGCGCTAG